One segment of Streptomyces sp. YIM 121038 DNA contains the following:
- a CDS encoding LacI family DNA-binding transcriptional regulator, with protein MTARLVDIAAQAGVSEATVSRVLNGKPGVATATREAVLAALDVLGYERPVRLRRRGSAGLVGLITPELDNPIFPALAQVIGQALTRQGYTPVLATQTPGGSTEDELTEMLVDRGVAGIIFVSGLHADTTADPRRYAALAAKGVPHVLVNGFSPEVDAPFVSTDDRAAARLAVRHLASLGHTRVGLAVGPRRFVPVVRKIEGFRLGMRERFGLTAEQSDALVEHSLYTLEGGQAAATTLIARGCTGIVCASDMMALGAIRAARQQGLEVPRDVSVVGFDDSPLIAFTDPPLTTVRQPVQAMGQAAVRTLLEEVGGTPAPHSEFVFMPELVVRGSTASGRDLA; from the coding sequence ATGACCGCGCGGCTCGTCGACATCGCAGCTCAGGCGGGGGTCAGCGAAGCCACCGTCAGCCGTGTGCTCAACGGCAAGCCCGGCGTCGCCACGGCCACCCGCGAAGCCGTCCTCGCCGCGCTCGACGTGCTCGGCTACGAACGGCCCGTACGGCTGCGCCGCCGCGGCAGCGCGGGCCTGGTCGGCCTGATCACGCCCGAGCTCGACAACCCGATCTTCCCCGCGCTCGCCCAGGTCATCGGGCAGGCCCTGACCCGCCAGGGCTATACGCCGGTGCTCGCCACCCAGACCCCGGGCGGCTCCACGGAGGACGAGCTCACCGAGATGCTGGTGGACCGCGGCGTCGCCGGGATCATCTTCGTGTCCGGGCTGCACGCCGACACCACCGCGGACCCGCGGCGGTACGCGGCGCTGGCCGCCAAGGGCGTCCCGCACGTCCTGGTCAACGGCTTCTCCCCCGAGGTCGACGCGCCCTTCGTGTCGACGGACGACCGGGCGGCGGCGCGGCTCGCCGTGCGGCACCTGGCCTCGCTCGGCCACACCCGCGTCGGCCTCGCGGTCGGCCCCCGGCGGTTCGTGCCCGTCGTCCGCAAGATCGAGGGCTTCCGCCTCGGCATGCGCGAGCGCTTCGGCCTCACCGCCGAGCAGTCCGACGCCCTCGTCGAGCACTCCCTCTACACCCTGGAGGGCGGTCAGGCCGCGGCGACCACGCTCATCGCACGCGGCTGCACGGGCATCGTCTGCGCCAGCGACATGATGGCGCTCGGCGCGATCCGCGCCGCCCGGCAGCAGGGCCTCGAGGTGCCCCGCGACGTCTCGGTGGTCGGCTTCGACGACTCCCCGCTCATCGCCTTCACCGACCCGCCGCTGACCACGGTCCGCCAGCCCGTGCAGGCCATGGGCCAGGCGGCGGTGCGCACCCTCCTGGAGGAGGTCGGCGGCACGCCCGCGCCGCACAGCGAGTTCGTCTTCATGCCGGAGCTCGTGGTGCGCGGCTCCACGGCGTCGGGGCGCGACCTGGCCTGA
- a CDS encoding PPOX class F420-dependent oxidoreductase — protein sequence MAEHLATTGDDALYELLGRGRIGTLVTLKRDGRPQLSNVGYAYDPEARLIRLMVTYDRAKTRNLRRDPRASFFVTSPNGYAYMVAEGTAELTPVTTDPHDAVADELTLVFRGFQGEHPDWERFRSVMVAERRLVVRLPVAKVYGAAGRRLAGPPPDQRAVGARP from the coding sequence ATGGCAGAGCACTTGGCGACAACCGGCGACGACGCCCTGTACGAGCTGCTCGGGCGCGGGCGCATCGGCACGCTCGTGACCCTCAAGCGCGACGGCCGCCCCCAGCTGTCGAACGTCGGCTACGCCTACGACCCCGAGGCGCGGCTCATCCGCCTCATGGTCACCTACGACCGCGCCAAGACGCGCAATCTGCGCCGCGACCCGCGCGCGAGCTTCTTCGTGACCAGCCCCAACGGCTACGCGTACATGGTCGCCGAGGGCACGGCCGAGCTGACCCCCGTCACCACGGACCCGCACGACGCGGTGGCCGACGAACTCACCCTGGTCTTCCGGGGATTCCAGGGCGAGCACCCCGACTGGGAGCGCTTCCGCTCGGTGATGGTCGCCGAACGCCGCCTGGTGGTCCGGCTGCCGGTCGCGAAGGTGTACGGGGCGGCGGGCCGCCGCCTTGCCGGGCCGCCGCCGGACCAGCGGGCGGTCGGTGCCCGGCCGTGA
- a CDS encoding ABC transporter permease, whose protein sequence is MSTTHAVTGAARERRPAPQEPHPAPPRPRPARLRPADVLRVGGSGLRSRPLRVFLSALGIAIGIAAMVGVVGISTSSTEDLDRRLAALGTNLLTVSPGQSFAGGAAHLPDEAVGMIGNIDGVASVSAVGKTDAKVYRNDRVPKEETGGLTVYAARADLPGTAGAKLVDGRWLNAANARYPAVVLGPKAAEQLGVFRAGSDTKVWLGGQWFTVVGLLAPNELVPDLDSAALVGWPAAERELDFDGHPTTVYTRAEDSAVTDVQALLGATANPENPSETNVSRPSDALEAKQATDDALSGLLLGLGGVALLVGGVGVANTMVISVLERRSEIGLRRSLGATRGQVRTQFLCEALLLSALGGLGGVLLGIAVTSGYAAYQGWPSVVPVWAMAGGVGATLVIGGLAGFYPAVRAARLPPTEALATT, encoded by the coding sequence ATGAGCACGACGCACGCCGTCACCGGGGCCGCGCGGGAACGGCGGCCCGCTCCCCAGGAGCCGCACCCGGCGCCGCCCCGCCCCCGGCCCGCCCGGCTCCGCCCCGCCGACGTGCTGCGGGTCGGCGGCTCCGGCCTGCGCTCGCGGCCGCTCAGGGTGTTCCTGTCCGCGCTCGGCATCGCCATCGGCATCGCCGCCATGGTCGGCGTCGTCGGCATCTCCACGTCGAGCACCGAGGACCTCGACCGGCGCCTGGCCGCGCTCGGCACCAATCTGCTCACGGTCTCGCCGGGCCAGTCCTTCGCGGGCGGCGCCGCCCATCTGCCCGACGAGGCCGTGGGGATGATCGGGAACATCGACGGCGTCGCCTCGGTCTCCGCCGTGGGCAAGACCGACGCCAAGGTCTACCGCAACGACCGCGTCCCCAAGGAGGAGACCGGCGGCCTCACCGTGTACGCGGCCCGCGCGGACCTGCCGGGCACGGCGGGCGCGAAGCTCGTCGACGGGCGCTGGCTGAACGCCGCCAACGCGCGCTACCCGGCGGTGGTCCTCGGCCCCAAGGCCGCCGAACAGCTCGGCGTCTTCCGGGCCGGATCCGACACCAAGGTGTGGCTCGGCGGGCAGTGGTTCACCGTCGTCGGCCTGCTCGCCCCCAACGAGCTGGTGCCCGACCTGGACTCCGCCGCGCTCGTCGGCTGGCCGGCCGCCGAGCGGGAGCTGGACTTCGACGGGCATCCCACCACCGTCTACACCCGGGCCGAGGACTCGGCCGTCACCGACGTGCAGGCCCTCCTCGGCGCCACCGCCAACCCGGAGAACCCCAGCGAGACCAACGTCTCCCGGCCCTCCGACGCCCTGGAGGCCAAGCAGGCCACCGACGACGCGCTCAGCGGCCTGCTGCTCGGCCTCGGCGGGGTCGCGCTGCTCGTCGGCGGCGTCGGCGTCGCCAACACCATGGTCATCTCCGTCCTGGAGCGCCGCTCCGAGATCGGCCTGCGCCGCTCCCTGGGCGCGACCCGCGGCCAGGTCCGTACGCAGTTCCTCTGCGAGGCCCTGCTGCTGTCCGCCCTCGGCGGCCTCGGCGGCGTCCTCCTCGGCATCGCCGTCACCTCCGGGTACGCCGCCTACCAGGGCTGGCCGTCGGTGGTGCCGGTGTGGGCCATGGCGGGCGGCGTCGGCGCGACCCTCGTCATCGGCGGCCTCGCCGGGTTCTACCCGGCGGTCCGCGCCGCCCGGCTCCCGCCCACGGAGGCCCTCGCCACCACGTGA
- a CDS encoding ABC transporter ATP-binding protein, giving the protein MSAHGRPVLELTGVSKTYGDVRALTGADLVVRRGELLAVVGPSGSGKSTMLNIMGTLDRPTTGTVRVDGHAVDLLSDRELSALRAQAIGFVFQQFHLAPGVPAVDSVADGLLYGGRSRAERRRLAERALRRVGLGHRLHHEPHQLSGGEKQRVALARAVLGDPPLLLADEPTGALDSRSGAVVIGLLYELHRAGTTVVVITHDRDIAGSLPREVRIKDGRIEHDSAAGAAPDRAPAAPVLAGAPPREGAPR; this is encoded by the coding sequence GTGAGCGCGCACGGCCGCCCGGTGCTCGAACTGACCGGGGTCTCCAAGACGTACGGGGACGTCCGCGCCCTCACCGGGGCCGACCTCGTGGTCCGGCGCGGCGAACTCCTCGCCGTCGTCGGCCCGTCCGGCTCCGGCAAGTCCACGATGCTCAACATCATGGGCACCCTCGACCGGCCCACCACCGGCACCGTCCGCGTCGACGGGCACGCCGTGGACCTGCTCAGCGACCGGGAGCTGTCCGCGCTCCGCGCCCAGGCGATCGGCTTCGTCTTCCAGCAGTTCCACCTCGCCCCCGGCGTGCCCGCCGTGGACTCCGTCGCGGACGGACTGCTCTACGGCGGCCGCTCCCGCGCCGAGCGGCGCCGGCTCGCCGAGCGCGCGCTGCGCAGGGTCGGGCTAGGCCACCGCCTCCACCACGAGCCGCACCAGCTCTCCGGCGGCGAGAAGCAGCGCGTGGCGCTCGCCCGCGCGGTGCTCGGCGACCCGCCGCTGCTGCTCGCCGACGAGCCCACCGGCGCGCTCGACTCCCGCTCCGGCGCGGTGGTCATCGGCCTGCTGTACGAGTTGCACCGGGCCGGGACCACGGTCGTCGTCATCACCCACGACCGGGACATCGCGGGCTCCCTGCCGCGCGAGGTGCGGATCAAGGACGGCCGCATCGAGCACGACTCGGCCGCAGGGGCGGCCCCGGACCGCGCCCCGGCCGCGCCGGTCCTGGCGGGTGCGCCCCCGCGTGAGGGGGCCCCGCGATGA
- a CDS encoding peptidoglycan-binding protein, which yields MTAPDETRERARDTELDAHVTELDARATEADLPDTEADARDMEADAPGTAAAPAASGPARALELRKPGEVTPPGTKDVAPRAARDLDAPAPEGATAPERATTEPDGLAERDDGDGGGDDDGGGSGVPASHRRRRRPLRTAVLVAVAVAVVGGAGAAATGVFGGDGDGSDTAAPDAPPRTTKVQRTTLTRTETVNGSLGYGDTTAVAAPAAGRGSGGVVTWVPEDGDVLKRGDTVYRVAEREVPLLYGSIPFYRTLNTGSEGADVRILERNLAALGYTGFTVDDTYTSGTAAAVRDWQDDLGRDETGTVQPADAVVAPGARRVADVRAVPGAPLGGTVLSWTGTERAVTVDLDAQFEDLVRKGTKATVTLPDDTTVRAEVTDVGTPTTARDGGGADGGGGSGGGSGDDKATLPVELKVPSQRGLGRYQAASVDVSLKAETREDVLVVPVNALVAQRGGGYAVDVVESGGDVRRVPVKPGLFADSMVEVSGKGLTAGTVVGVPK from the coding sequence GTGACCGCACCCGACGAGACCCGCGAGCGGGCCCGCGACACGGAGCTCGACGCCCACGTCACGGAGCTCGACGCCCGCGCCACGGAGGCCGACCTCCCCGACACGGAGGCCGACGCCCGCGACATGGAGGCCGACGCCCCCGGCACCGCCGCGGCTCCGGCGGCCTCAGGCCCGGCCCGCGCCCTGGAGCTGCGCAAGCCCGGCGAGGTGACCCCGCCCGGCACCAAGGACGTGGCGCCCCGCGCCGCCCGGGACCTCGACGCCCCGGCGCCCGAGGGGGCCACCGCCCCGGAGCGGGCCACCACCGAGCCGGACGGCCTCGCCGAGCGGGACGACGGCGACGGCGGCGGCGATGACGACGGCGGCGGCTCCGGCGTGCCCGCGAGCCACCGCAGGCGCCGCCGCCCGCTGCGCACCGCCGTGCTCGTGGCCGTCGCGGTCGCCGTCGTCGGCGGCGCGGGGGCCGCCGCCACCGGCGTCTTCGGCGGTGACGGCGACGGCTCCGACACGGCCGCGCCCGACGCGCCCCCGCGGACCACCAAGGTGCAGCGCACCACGCTGACCCGCACCGAGACCGTGAACGGCAGCCTGGGCTACGGCGACACGACGGCCGTGGCGGCCCCCGCGGCAGGGCGGGGCAGCGGCGGCGTCGTCACCTGGGTGCCCGAGGACGGCGACGTCCTCAAGCGCGGCGACACCGTGTACCGCGTCGCCGAGCGCGAAGTGCCGCTCCTGTACGGCTCGATCCCCTTCTACCGGACCCTGAACACCGGCAGCGAGGGCGCGGACGTCCGCATCCTGGAGCGCAACCTGGCCGCGCTCGGCTACACCGGCTTCACGGTCGACGACACGTACACCTCCGGCACCGCGGCGGCCGTCCGCGACTGGCAGGACGACCTGGGCCGCGACGAGACCGGCACCGTGCAGCCCGCGGACGCCGTGGTCGCCCCCGGGGCGCGGCGCGTCGCCGACGTCCGGGCCGTGCCCGGCGCGCCCCTCGGCGGCACCGTCCTGAGCTGGACCGGCACCGAACGGGCCGTCACCGTCGACCTGGACGCGCAGTTCGAGGACCTGGTGCGCAAGGGCACCAAGGCCACCGTCACGCTGCCCGACGACACGACCGTGCGGGCCGAGGTCACCGACGTCGGCACCCCCACCACCGCGCGGGACGGCGGCGGTGCGGACGGCGGCGGCGGTTCGGGCGGCGGCTCCGGCGACGACAAGGCCACGCTGCCCGTCGAGTTGAAGGTCCCCTCGCAGCGCGGGCTCGGCCGCTACCAGGCCGCGTCCGTCGACGTCTCCCTGAAGGCGGAGACCCGCGAGGACGTCCTCGTCGTGCCCGTGAACGCCCTCGTGGCCCAGCGGGGCGGCGGCTACGCCGTGGACGTCGTGGAGTCCGGCGGCGACGTGCGGCGGGTACCGGTCAAGCCGGGCCTGTTCGCCGACAGCATGGTGGAGGTCTCCGGCAAGGGCCTCACCGCGGGCACGGTCGTGGGGGTGCCGAAGTGA
- a CDS encoding prephenate dehydrogenase, whose translation MRIRTLAVVGTGLIGTSVALAASGRGVCVYLADRDESAVRTAAVLGAGRPGPPPHPVDLAVLAVPPSQIAPVLAREQARGLALSYTDVASVKVRPQREILAGAPDPAAYVGGHPMAGRERSGPLAARAELFQGRPWVLTPTRLTTKPAFDRALGLVALCGAVPRVMRARAHDDAVALTSHAPHLLASLMAARLSEGPVAAARLAGQGLRDVTRIARGDSRLWGDIVESNAAAVAGVLTRLQEELAAVLAALSDLAEPNGGLAPEARGKSRHTLVDLLERGIAGVGELGDERAVP comes from the coding sequence GTGAGGATCCGTACGCTCGCCGTCGTCGGCACCGGCCTCATCGGCACGTCCGTGGCGCTGGCCGCCAGCGGCCGTGGCGTGTGCGTCTACCTCGCGGACCGCGACGAGTCCGCCGTCCGCACCGCCGCCGTCCTCGGCGCGGGCCGCCCCGGACCGCCGCCGCACCCCGTGGACCTGGCGGTCCTCGCCGTGCCGCCCAGCCAGATCGCCCCGGTCCTGGCCCGCGAGCAGGCGCGCGGCCTCGCTCTCAGCTACACGGACGTGGCGAGTGTCAAGGTCCGCCCGCAGCGCGAGATCCTGGCCGGGGCCCCCGACCCCGCCGCGTACGTCGGCGGGCACCCCATGGCGGGCCGGGAGCGCTCGGGCCCGCTCGCCGCCCGGGCGGAGCTCTTCCAGGGCCGCCCCTGGGTGCTCACCCCGACCCGGCTCACCACCAAGCCCGCCTTCGACCGCGCGCTCGGCCTGGTCGCGCTGTGCGGGGCGGTGCCGCGCGTGATGCGGGCCCGCGCGCACGACGACGCGGTCGCCCTCACCTCGCACGCGCCGCACCTCCTCGCCAGCCTGATGGCGGCACGGCTGAGCGAGGGCCCGGTGGCGGCGGCCCGGCTCGCGGGCCAGGGCCTGCGCGACGTCACCCGCATCGCGCGCGGCGACTCCCGGCTGTGGGGCGACATCGTGGAGTCCAACGCGGCGGCGGTCGCCGGTGTCCTCACCCGGCTCCAGGAGGAGCTGGCCGCCGTGCTCGCCGCCCTGTCCGACCTCGCCGAGCCGAACGGCGGCCTGGCACCGGAGGCGCGCGGCAAGAGCAGACACACCCTGGTGGACCTCCTGGAGCGGGGCATCGCCGGGGTGGGGGAGCTGGGGGACGAGCGGGCGGTGCCTTAG
- a CDS encoding PLP-dependent aminotransferase family protein has translation MEILESEIVRAELDAATLHASLGDTSMESMNLLNEVAGTYPDAISFAAGRPYEGFYDVALIHEYLRTFCAHLRGDLGMSEAAVARALFQYGDTKGIIAGLVARSLAVDEGIDADPESVVVTVGCQEAMFLVLRALRAGDRDALLAPSPTYVGLTGAALLADLPVLPVRTGERGIDLDDLADQLHRARAAGRRVRACYVTPDFANPVGVSMPVAERRRLLDLAAAEDLLLLEDNAYGLLNSAAERPPTLKALDTRQHVVYLGSFAKTGMPGARVGYAVAGQRVTGAGGAVTLLADELSKIKSMLTVNTPPIVQAVIGGKLLTHGCSMAAANRRETEVYRQNLQQVLDGLDRRLGDRAGVSWNAPTGGFFIVVTVPFTVDDALLAHAARRHGVLFTPMHHFYGSTAGHRQLRLSISTLTPERIEQGLDRIAALVDERLAGADPADAGGTP, from the coding sequence CGTCCGCGCCGAGTTGGACGCGGCCACCCTGCACGCCTCGCTCGGCGATACGTCGATGGAATCCATGAACCTGCTCAACGAGGTCGCGGGCACGTACCCGGACGCGATCTCCTTCGCGGCGGGCCGCCCCTACGAGGGCTTCTACGACGTGGCGCTGATCCACGAGTACCTGCGGACGTTCTGCGCCCATCTGCGCGGCGACCTCGGCATGAGCGAGGCCGCCGTGGCCCGCGCCCTCTTCCAGTACGGCGACACCAAGGGCATCATCGCCGGCCTGGTCGCGCGCAGCCTCGCCGTGGACGAGGGCATCGACGCCGACCCGGAGTCGGTCGTCGTCACCGTCGGCTGCCAGGAGGCGATGTTCCTGGTCCTGCGCGCCCTGCGCGCCGGTGACCGGGACGCGCTCCTCGCACCGAGCCCCACCTACGTCGGCCTGACCGGCGCCGCGCTCCTCGCCGACCTGCCGGTGCTCCCCGTGCGCACGGGGGAGCGGGGCATCGACCTCGACGACCTGGCGGACCAGCTGCACCGGGCGCGCGCCGCGGGCCGACGCGTGCGCGCCTGCTACGTCACGCCCGACTTCGCCAACCCCGTAGGTGTCAGCATGCCGGTCGCCGAGCGGCGGCGGCTCCTCGACCTCGCCGCGGCCGAGGACCTGCTGCTCCTGGAGGACAACGCGTACGGGCTCCTGAACAGCGCCGCCGAGCGGCCGCCCACCCTGAAGGCCCTCGACACGCGGCAACACGTCGTCTACCTGGGCTCGTTCGCCAAGACCGGGATGCCCGGCGCCCGCGTGGGCTACGCGGTCGCGGGCCAGCGGGTGACCGGGGCGGGCGGCGCCGTCACCCTGCTCGCCGACGAACTCTCGAAGATCAAGAGCATGCTGACCGTCAACACCCCGCCGATCGTCCAGGCGGTCATCGGCGGCAAGCTGCTCACCCACGGCTGCAGCATGGCCGCCGCCAACCGCCGCGAGACGGAGGTCTACCGGCAGAACCTCCAACAGGTGCTCGACGGCCTCGACCGGCGTCTGGGGGACCGCGCGGGCGTCAGCTGGAACGCGCCCACGGGCGGCTTCTTCATCGTCGTCACCGTGCCCTTCACCGTCGACGACGCCCTGCTCGCCCACGCGGCCCGCCGCCACGGGGTGCTCTTCACCCCCATGCACCACTTCTACGGCTCCACCGCGGGCCACCGCCAACTGCGGCTCTCCATCAGCACGCTGACGCCCGAGCGGATCGAGCAGGGCCTGGACCGGATCGCCGCGCTCGTCGACGAACGGCTCGCCGGGGCGGACCCCGCGGACGCGGGAGGCACCCCGTGA